A window from Bos indicus isolate NIAB-ARS_2022 breed Sahiwal x Tharparkar chromosome 1, NIAB-ARS_B.indTharparkar_mat_pri_1.0, whole genome shotgun sequence encodes these proteins:
- the LOC139179990 gene encoding small ribosomal subunit protein eS27-like produces the protein MDVKCPECYNITTFSHAQTVVFCVGCSTVLCQPTGGKARLTEGGSFRWKQH, from the coding sequence ATGGATGTAAAATGCCCAGAATGCTATAACATCACCACCTTTAGCCATGCACAAACAGTGGTTTTTTGTGTTGGCTGCTCTACTGTCCTCTGCCAGCCTACAGGAGGAAAGGCAAGGCTTACAGAAGGAGGCTCTTTCAGATGGAAGCAGCACTAA
- the LOC139179982 gene encoding proline-rich protein 23B-like yields the protein MGSRPRSPGAYASDRWGNQAGETSPAKRRRTEERARPESESETAPSMDNLTGPMAAGALTRVLVLPAGCALHLPLDDVDLVLEPEPTSVLQVALGDFILTLVPEALLSSRVEGPSGQVLERAALLSPPREYTALEPGFCAAVPEVACEEETNGDDADSGSDFLSPEMDPAGGLIAGLRSPDARVWRSDAQGFFPEFWPRAPNPSPERCSPHHDDHLDMHLLEPFPDSPLQSLPPSPSPSPHERPPRPHGPAPKARRCLFPE from the coding sequence ATGGGCAGCAGACCTCGAAGCCCCGGTGCCTACGCCTCAGACCGATGGGGAAACCAGGCCGGAGAAACCAGCCCTGCCAAGCGCCGCCGAACGGAGGAGCGCGCGCGCCCCGAGTCCGAGTCCGAGACGGCGCCCAGCATGGACAACCTGACAGGACCTATGGCTGCGGGCGCTCTCACACGCGTGCTGGTTCTGCCCGCTGGCTGTGCCCTGCATCTGCCCCTGGACGACGTAGATCTGGTGCTGGAGCCCGAGCCCACGTCCGTGCTGCAAGTGGCTCTCGGAGATTTCATCCTCACACTGGTCCCCGAGGCCCTCTTGAGCTCGAGGGTGGAAGGCCCGTCGGGACAGGTCCTTGAACGGGCCGCTCTCCTGAGCCCTCCCAGGGAGTACACGGCTCTGGAACCGGGATTCTGCGCAGCTGTGCCAGAGGTCGCTTGCGAAGAAGAGACCAACGGGGACGACGCCGACTCGGGCTCTGACTTCCTGTCACCAGAGATGGATCCGGCAGGCGGCCTCATCGCTGGGCTCCGCAGCCCAGACGCCAGGGTGTGGCGCTCCGACGCACAGGGCTTCTTCCCAGAGTTCTGGCCTCGGGCGCCTAACCCTAGTCCAGAGAGATGCTCTCCTCACCACGACGACCACCTAGACATGCACCTTCTGGAGCCCTTCCCTGACTCACCACTCCAGTCTCTACCGCCCTCTCCAAGTCCGAGCCCTCACGAGCGCCCCCCGCGCCCTCACGGTCCTGCGCCCAAGGCTCGGAGATGTCTGTTTCCAGAATGA